From the Struthio camelus isolate bStrCam1 unplaced genomic scaffold, bStrCam1.hap1 HAP1_SCAFFOLD_124, whole genome shotgun sequence genome, one window contains:
- the LOC138064912 gene encoding uncharacterized protein, with translation MEGCWTETISPEQRSLFPTLLQLCTEEIVAIWDAVSNYILEQLMRDKGVLVAGLGTFCTVREPLHLGKDDVRMVRRPLFQLGMDMVWLQGLQRPKGTLPDDIKIKPLNYRRLSLATSFSRHVVEDCVAETIRLFSSHVRNKENVAFAFRDIGVLTRQKDSMHMRFYAHCTQRLEGTASLTAALCSRLRTTDLSVSGRRAALGTRSSPVHVFPRFQLTVESSPEAKAAPAGSPQEKELEEELGAVRSSKEQRPGKLLQHREELSLPTLPNCGAGTRGQGAERKPPARIILNPTAPMLGTSLGKEVGVKYLPHPPAGPRPGRAGAGATARSAAQETACPPTQSLGRAARVSLLREKQRQDQAPWEEQQAALEKHAQRQAQVQAAACLQGAAPKLAHPFLGGRRLQPGPGARRSQIMLLEKQVHLEQRRYPDTDMLGRPPPKAWGQKGPGRAGEGLCHSYCRQVSPQAKQNMQLMTSYKVLRDRWKERVEQNRQRLKKEEAARRALVMCRLRSREQQDSMLGSYHRNGFYPRK, from the exons atggagggctgctggaccgagaccatcagcccggagcagaggtccttgttcccaacgctcctgcagctctgcacggagg agattgtcgcaatttgggacgctgtgtccaattacatcctggaacagctgatgcgggacaag ggtgtcctggtagcggggctcgggaccttctgcacggtccgagagccactgcACCTCGGCAAAGATGACGTGcggatggttcgaaggcctcttttccagctgggcatggacatggtctggctgcaggggctccagcgccccaaagggactctccctg ACGACatcaagatcaagccgctgaactaccggcggttgtccctggccacctccttctcgaggcacgTGGTGGAAGACTGTGTGgcggagaccatccgcttgttctcttcccacgtgaggaacaaagagaacgtcgcctttgccttcagagacatcggtgttctgacccgccaaaaagacagcatgcacatgaggttttatgcccactgcacccagcggctggagggcactgcaagcctgactgcggccctctGCAGT AGACTGCGTACGACAGATCTGTCCGTCTCcggcagacgtgctgctctggggacccggtcGAGCCccgtccacgtgttcccgag gtttcagctcactgtggaaagcagcccggaggccaaggctgcccccgccggctccccacaggagaaggagctggaagaagagctcggggctgtcaggagcagcaaag agcagcgtcctggcaagctgctgcagcaccgggaggagctttctctccccacgctgccaaactgcggggcaggcacgagggggcaaggcgcggagaggaagcctcctgccag gatcattctgaacccgacagcccccatgctgggcacctccctggggaaggaggttggcgttaaatacctcccgcatcctcccgccggacctcggcctggccgcgccggcgccggcgccactgccaggagcgcagcacag gaaacagcctgccctcccacgcagagcttaggaagagctgcccgtgtctccctcttgcgagagaagcaaaggcaggaccaagcaccgtGGGAGGAACAGCAGGCCGCCCTGGAGAAACACGCccagcgtcaggcccaggtacaggccgctgcctgcctccaaggagcagcgcccaagctggcccaccccttcctaggagggagacggctgcagccaggtcccGGAGCCAGAAggagccag atcatgctgctggagaagcaagtccacctcgagcagcgccgctacccagacactgacatgctggggaggccCCCCCCAAA GGCCTGGGGCCAGAAGGGTcccgggagagcaggagagggactttgtcactcctattgcaggcaagtgtccccgcaagcaaagcagaacatgcaGCTTATGACATCatacaaagttcttcgggacaggtggaaggaaagggtggaacaaaaccgacagaggctgaagaaggaggaggcggcgcgccg cgctttggtgatgtgcCGCCtccggagcagagagcagcaggacagcatgctgggcagttaccacagaaatggcttttatccacggaaataa